In one window of Episyrphus balteatus chromosome 3, idEpiBalt1.1, whole genome shotgun sequence DNA:
- the LOC129916883 gene encoding mushroom body large-type Kenyon cell-specific protein 1 isoform X3: MAECSYARCLQERRYIKHELMKWSKDMLYIFGLERVAEELMGHRKWKQYQEALMRTQFSADVTNLDDHIDISNHKDEQISENIKTSFHRKPFDNYVPNFKAFDVRDKSLISSLTNLDKVKNTLVVSKTCLETKNSTTLSHNINCKKSEDNIDSVSEPPTSPKEPPLEAVDWKPNVKCNFCEDGKLLIVNEKGELVAESSPALSEADHAIRLRSGETESDSSGGVVPDTQVDVDKVLTTELKDSVPPNMTSLESMAAQWPGLQSGLGQLYPCILYNLTQHVSSATPTTSETSAAAISPSLKDSPSPSDLTGEQPLDLSSKPSPNSSIGGDARYLYSHRAKTRMVPISGRRTYTEEELNNALQDIISGKLGTRRAAVQYNIPRSTLRNKVYKMSSRAKRMTPTSLQHLTSLEDLADVDYDKNDLSADEEDSNGDKVQNTSLTPHTSDDLASRFADVSVQKINFEQKCTTPQQPQCQPIDIDAQTKTISQESQPKQRVSSPQLPLQQQQSSPIGQNAWQNVLLHSLLLSRGLPMQENFEEAVQFLNALLLKQDQGLLNPQLLMQLQQQSQQQPKQQIHQIAKKQQQQQQSMQSNSVAVLTQQAASFQDRLPKSETPETESSSVDLNEAFGDDPSVILKIPSYKPVALFSASTSLPTSASVLSNNKNFENMPLCSPQISNALTLAGSNTPTQQLSQNHHRHQQHYHSSVSSTNNIPVTSPPLRCHTSGESQSPPTLSLRDVIANSISRTFNQQAKIEASSSSPAHSTSSAKDYSDHYKRPSISVIKNIGGTDTSRFATAPNMLGSHLNSNHHHQHHNQNLANSNLAVGKGTRPKRGKYRNYDRDSLVEAVKAVQRGEMSVHRAGSYYGVPHSTLEYKVKERHLMRPRKREPKTQPSLDDRTGETSSSCNISGSTINNPKTSNIEGLSAISNLETYSKNSSNSNTSINQTQSATDKSNSPFPKTSPNGMKIPPALFEQSLAAQLQYPPHLFWHGGFGPLQMDFSARSQAAAVATVAAATMASSGSGAFASNSELLKSQIMQRIHEEHGTSGSNAIASPPLQQVLESSSSSTNSKNVRDIADNLYNESGGSGANGSFLDGIIRKTLDRKSSESSKQGGLLDQLVKNKQSIPSRLMLNNAERERERVTADYQKMKRSGSSVQYHHSIEIKRERSSPIPDFSNSDSEQKNNQLYSGSEQLPTSIPDHHLVTGLDQNSTSEKNDNNQQQDMSSFRPSHSHMLAAAAAESVSTTSKSVLHISNRHSKLEHIKSETEDSL, from the exons gctTAGAACGTGTTGCTGAGGAGTTAATGGGACACAGAAAATGGAAGCAATACCAAGAAGCTCTTATGCGAACCCAATTTAGTGCAGATGTCACAAATCTAGACGACCATATCGATATATCAA ATCATAAAGACGAGCAAATATcggaaaatattaaaacaagcTTTCATCGGAAACCGTTTGATAACTATGTACCCAATTTCAAAGCATTCGATGTAAGGGACAAATCCTTGATATCATCGTTAACAAATCTAG ATAAGGTTAAAAATACTTTAGTTGTATCAAAAACATGTCTTGAAACTAAAAATAGTACAACTCTATCACATAatataaattgtaaaaaaagcGAGGACAATATTGACAGCGTGTCTGAACCACCTACAAGCCCGAAAGAACCACCATTAGAAGCTGTCGATTGGAAACCAAATGTAAAGTGTAATTTTTGCGAAGACGGTAAACTCCTCATCGTGAACGAGAAGGGCGAATTAGTGGCAGAGTCCAGCCCGGCTTTGTCCGAGGCAGACCACGCCATTAGA TTACGGTCAGGAGAGACGGAAAGTGACTCCAGTGGTGGTGTGGTACCAGATACGCAGGTGGATGTTGATAAAGTTCTTACAACGGAACTTAAAGACTCAGTGCCACCAAATATGACATCACTGGAGTCGATGGCAGCGCAATGGCCAGGGCTCCAATCAGGCTTGGGGCAGTTGTATCCTT GCATATTGTACAATTTAACTCAACACGTGAGCTCGGCTACACCAACTACCTCAGAGACATCTGCCGCCGCTATCAGTCCTTCACTAAAGGATTCACCGAGTCCCAGTGATCTGACGGGTGAACAGCCATTAGATCTAAGTTCCAAGCCATCACCGAATTCTTCAATAGGTGGAGATGCGAGGTATTTATATTCGCACCG AGCCAAAACTCGTATGGTGCCAATAAGTGGACGTCGTACTTACACCGAAGAAGAATTAAATAATGCATTGCAGGATATTATAAGTGGGAAGTTAGGTACACGCCGAGCTGCCGTACAATACAACATTCCGCGTTCTACATTGCGTAACAAAGTGTATAAAATGTCTTCTAGGGCTAAGCGAATGACACCTACATCACTGCAACATCTGACAAGTCTTGAAGACTTAGCTGACGTTGATTACGACAAAAATGATTTGTCAGCTGACGAAGAAGACAGCAATGGTGATAAGGTTCAAAATACTTCATTAACGCCGCATACCAGTGATGATCTTGCCAGTCGCTTTGCTGACGTAagcgttcaaaaaattaactttgaaCAAAAATGCACTACACCTCAACAACCTCAATGTCAGCCAATTGATATTGACGCTCAAACAAAGACAATATCACAAGAGTCACAGCCAAAGCAAAGAGTATCATCGCCACAACTtccactacaacaacaacaatcatcTCCGATTGGACAAAATGCTTGGCAAAATGTTTTATTGCATAGTTTACTTCTTTCTCGTGGCCTTCctatgcaagaaaattttgaagagGCTGTCCAATTTTTGAATGCTTTGCTTTTAAAGCAGGATCAAGGCCTTCTTAATCCACAACTTTTAATGCAACTTCAACAGCAATCACAGCAACAGCCCAAGcaacaaatacaccaaattgctaagaagcaacaacaacaacaacaaagcatGCAATCAAATTCAGTTGCAGTTCTCACGCAACAAGCAGCCTCTTTTCAAGATCGTCTACCTAAGTCTGAAACACCAGAAACTGAATCTTCTTCAGTGGATCTAAATGAGGCATTTGGTGATGATCCAtcagttattttaaaaattccgtcctACAAACCGGTAGCCTTGTTCTCCGCTTCAACATCTTTACCTACATCGGCATCTGTGTTAtccaataacaaaaattttgaaaatatgccGCTGTGTTCGCCACAAATTTCCAATGCATTGACCTTAGCGGGATCCAATACACCTACGCAACAGCTATCACAAAACCACCATCGTCATCAACAACACTACCATTCATCCGTATCATCAACCAACAACATTCCTGTTACATCTCCACCTCTGAGATGTCATACGAGTGGGGAATCTCAATCGCCCCCCACACTATCCCTACGCGATGTTATTGCCAATAGTATAAGCAGAACATTCAATCAACAAGCTAAAATTGAAGCTTCAAGTTCAAGTCCTGCACATTCTACATCATCAGCTAAGGATTACAGTGACCATTACAAACGGCCAAGCATATCAGTTATAAAAAACATTGGTGGCACTGACACTTCACGTTTTGCCACAGCTCCCAATATGTTGGGCAGTCATCTTAACTCCAATCATCACCATCAGCATCACAACCAAAATCTAGCCAATAGCAATTTAGCTGTTGGCAAAGGGACTCGTCCAAAACGGGGCAAATATCGTAATTATGATCGTGATAGTCTTGTTGAAGCTGTCAAGGCAGTACAACGCGGCGAAATGTCTGTTCATCGTGCTGGTAGCTACTATGGGGTTCCGCACTCAACCCTCGAGTACAAAGTTAAAGAACGACATTTGATGAGGCCTCGAAAAAGAGAACCAAAAACACAACCATCATTAGATGACCGGACAGGAGAAACCAGCTCAAGTTGCAACATTTCCGGTTCAACAATAAATAATCCAAAAACCTCAAATATTGAAGGCCTTTCTGCTATTAGCAATTTGGAAACCTACAGTAAAAACAGTAGTAATTCAAACACTAGCATCAACCAAACACAGTCTGCCACTGACAAAAGCAATTCCCCATTCCCCAAAACATCACCAAATGGCATGAAAATACCTCCGGCGTTGTTTGAGCAAAGCTTAGCAGCCCAATTGCAGTATCCACCCCACCTATTTTGGCACGGAGGTTTTGGACCTCTACAAATGGATTTTAGCGCAAGATCACAAGCTGCCGCTGTAGCGACTGTTGCTGCTGCAACAATGGCTAGCTCTGGCAGTGGGGCGTTTGCCTCAAATTCAGAATTACTTAAATCCCAAATAATGCAAAGAATTCATGAAGAGCATGGAACGTCGGGGTCAAATGCAATAGCAAGTCCGCCTCTGCAACAAGTTTTAGAAAGTTCGAGTAGTAGTACGAATAGCAAAAATGTTCGAGATATTGCTGATAACCTATATAATGAGTCCGGTGGTAGCGGTGCAAATGGGTCATTTTTAGATGGCATCATTCGCAAAACATTGGACCGCAAAAGTTCCGAATCATCAAAGCAAGGCGGCTTACTAGATCAATTAGTTAAGAATAAACAAAGCATACCTTCCCGATTAATGCTGAACAATGCTGAGCGTGAGCGTGAGCGTGTTACAGCAGATTATCAAAAGATGAAGCGTTCCGGAAGCTCCGTGCAATATCATCATTCAATAGAGATTAAACGTGAGCGTTCCAGTCCCATACCAGATTTTTCAAATTCTGATTCAgagcaaaaaaataatcaactttACTCTGGCTCAGAACAACTACCAACCTCCATACCAGACCACCATTTAGTGACTGGATTAGATCAAAATTCAACTAGCGAAAAGAATGATAATAACCAACAACAGGATATGTCTTCTTTTAGACCAAGCCACAGTCATATGTTGGCGGCGGCAGCGGCGGAAAGTGTATCCACGACCTCAAAATCCGTGTTGCACATTAGTAATCGGCATTCAAAATTAGAACATATAAAGTCCGAAACAGAGGATAGCTTATAG
- the LOC129916883 gene encoding mushroom body large-type Kenyon cell-specific protein 1 isoform X4, with translation MLISDYNTCLERVAEELMGHRKWKQYQEALMRTQFSADVTNLDDHIDISNHKDEQISENIKTSFHRKPFDNYVPNFKAFDVRDKSLISSLTNLDKVKNTLVVSKTCLETKNSTTLSHNINCKKSEDNIDSVSEPPTSPKEPPLEAVDWKPNVKCNFCEDGKLLIVNEKGELVAESSPALSEADHAIRLRSGETESDSSGGVVPDTQVDVDKVLTTELKDSVPPNMTSLESMAAQWPGLQSGLGQLYPCILYNLTQHVSSATPTTSETSAAAISPSLKDSPSPSDLTGEQPLDLSSKPSPNSSIGGDARYLYSHRAKTRMVPISGRRTYTEEELNNALQDIISGKLGTRRAAVQYNIPRSTLRNKVYKMSSRAKRMTPTSLQHLTSLEDLADVDYDKNDLSADEEDSNGDKVQNTSLTPHTSDDLASRFADVSVQKINFEQKCTTPQQPQCQPIDIDAQTKTISQESQPKQRVSSPQLPLQQQQSSPIGQNAWQNVLLHSLLLSRGLPMQENFEEAVQFLNALLLKQDQGLLNPQLLMQLQQQSQQQPKQQIHQIAKKQQQQQQSMQSNSVAVLTQQAASFQDRLPKSETPETESSSVDLNEAFGDDPSVILKIPSYKPVALFSASTSLPTSASVLSNNKNFENMPLCSPQISNALTLAGSNTPTQQLSQNHHRHQQHYHSSVSSTNNIPVTSPPLRCHTSGESQSPPTLSLRDVIANSISRTFNQQAKIEASSSSPAHSTSSAKDYSDHYKRPSISVIKNIGGTDTSRFATAPNMLGSHLNSNHHHQHHNQNLANSNLAVGKGTRPKRGKYRNYDRDSLVEAVKAVQRGEMSVHRAGSYYGVPHSTLEYKVKERHLMRPRKREPKTQPSLDDRTGETSSSCNISGSTINNPKTSNIEGLSAISNLETYSKNSSNSNTSINQTQSATDKSNSPFPKTSPNGMKIPPALFEQSLAAQLQYPPHLFWHGGFGPLQMDFSARSQAAAVATVAAATMASSGSGAFASNSELLKSQIMQRIHEEHGTSGSNAIASPPLQQVLESSSSSTNSKNVRDIADNLYNESGGSGANGSFLDGIIRKTLDRKSSESSKQGGLLDQLVKNKQSIPSRLMLNNAERERERVTADYQKMKRSGSSVQYHHSIEIKRERSSPIPDFSNSDSEQKNNQLYSGSEQLPTSIPDHHLVTGLDQNSTSEKNDNNQQQDMSSFRPSHSHMLAAAAAESVSTTSKSVLHISNRHSKLEHIKSETEDSL, from the exons gctTAGAACGTGTTGCTGAGGAGTTAATGGGACACAGAAAATGGAAGCAATACCAAGAAGCTCTTATGCGAACCCAATTTAGTGCAGATGTCACAAATCTAGACGACCATATCGATATATCAA ATCATAAAGACGAGCAAATATcggaaaatattaaaacaagcTTTCATCGGAAACCGTTTGATAACTATGTACCCAATTTCAAAGCATTCGATGTAAGGGACAAATCCTTGATATCATCGTTAACAAATCTAG ATAAGGTTAAAAATACTTTAGTTGTATCAAAAACATGTCTTGAAACTAAAAATAGTACAACTCTATCACATAatataaattgtaaaaaaagcGAGGACAATATTGACAGCGTGTCTGAACCACCTACAAGCCCGAAAGAACCACCATTAGAAGCTGTCGATTGGAAACCAAATGTAAAGTGTAATTTTTGCGAAGACGGTAAACTCCTCATCGTGAACGAGAAGGGCGAATTAGTGGCAGAGTCCAGCCCGGCTTTGTCCGAGGCAGACCACGCCATTAGA TTACGGTCAGGAGAGACGGAAAGTGACTCCAGTGGTGGTGTGGTACCAGATACGCAGGTGGATGTTGATAAAGTTCTTACAACGGAACTTAAAGACTCAGTGCCACCAAATATGACATCACTGGAGTCGATGGCAGCGCAATGGCCAGGGCTCCAATCAGGCTTGGGGCAGTTGTATCCTT GCATATTGTACAATTTAACTCAACACGTGAGCTCGGCTACACCAACTACCTCAGAGACATCTGCCGCCGCTATCAGTCCTTCACTAAAGGATTCACCGAGTCCCAGTGATCTGACGGGTGAACAGCCATTAGATCTAAGTTCCAAGCCATCACCGAATTCTTCAATAGGTGGAGATGCGAGGTATTTATATTCGCACCG AGCCAAAACTCGTATGGTGCCAATAAGTGGACGTCGTACTTACACCGAAGAAGAATTAAATAATGCATTGCAGGATATTATAAGTGGGAAGTTAGGTACACGCCGAGCTGCCGTACAATACAACATTCCGCGTTCTACATTGCGTAACAAAGTGTATAAAATGTCTTCTAGGGCTAAGCGAATGACACCTACATCACTGCAACATCTGACAAGTCTTGAAGACTTAGCTGACGTTGATTACGACAAAAATGATTTGTCAGCTGACGAAGAAGACAGCAATGGTGATAAGGTTCAAAATACTTCATTAACGCCGCATACCAGTGATGATCTTGCCAGTCGCTTTGCTGACGTAagcgttcaaaaaattaactttgaaCAAAAATGCACTACACCTCAACAACCTCAATGTCAGCCAATTGATATTGACGCTCAAACAAAGACAATATCACAAGAGTCACAGCCAAAGCAAAGAGTATCATCGCCACAACTtccactacaacaacaacaatcatcTCCGATTGGACAAAATGCTTGGCAAAATGTTTTATTGCATAGTTTACTTCTTTCTCGTGGCCTTCctatgcaagaaaattttgaagagGCTGTCCAATTTTTGAATGCTTTGCTTTTAAAGCAGGATCAAGGCCTTCTTAATCCACAACTTTTAATGCAACTTCAACAGCAATCACAGCAACAGCCCAAGcaacaaatacaccaaattgctaagaagcaacaacaacaacaacaaagcatGCAATCAAATTCAGTTGCAGTTCTCACGCAACAAGCAGCCTCTTTTCAAGATCGTCTACCTAAGTCTGAAACACCAGAAACTGAATCTTCTTCAGTGGATCTAAATGAGGCATTTGGTGATGATCCAtcagttattttaaaaattccgtcctACAAACCGGTAGCCTTGTTCTCCGCTTCAACATCTTTACCTACATCGGCATCTGTGTTAtccaataacaaaaattttgaaaatatgccGCTGTGTTCGCCACAAATTTCCAATGCATTGACCTTAGCGGGATCCAATACACCTACGCAACAGCTATCACAAAACCACCATCGTCATCAACAACACTACCATTCATCCGTATCATCAACCAACAACATTCCTGTTACATCTCCACCTCTGAGATGTCATACGAGTGGGGAATCTCAATCGCCCCCCACACTATCCCTACGCGATGTTATTGCCAATAGTATAAGCAGAACATTCAATCAACAAGCTAAAATTGAAGCTTCAAGTTCAAGTCCTGCACATTCTACATCATCAGCTAAGGATTACAGTGACCATTACAAACGGCCAAGCATATCAGTTATAAAAAACATTGGTGGCACTGACACTTCACGTTTTGCCACAGCTCCCAATATGTTGGGCAGTCATCTTAACTCCAATCATCACCATCAGCATCACAACCAAAATCTAGCCAATAGCAATTTAGCTGTTGGCAAAGGGACTCGTCCAAAACGGGGCAAATATCGTAATTATGATCGTGATAGTCTTGTTGAAGCTGTCAAGGCAGTACAACGCGGCGAAATGTCTGTTCATCGTGCTGGTAGCTACTATGGGGTTCCGCACTCAACCCTCGAGTACAAAGTTAAAGAACGACATTTGATGAGGCCTCGAAAAAGAGAACCAAAAACACAACCATCATTAGATGACCGGACAGGAGAAACCAGCTCAAGTTGCAACATTTCCGGTTCAACAATAAATAATCCAAAAACCTCAAATATTGAAGGCCTTTCTGCTATTAGCAATTTGGAAACCTACAGTAAAAACAGTAGTAATTCAAACACTAGCATCAACCAAACACAGTCTGCCACTGACAAAAGCAATTCCCCATTCCCCAAAACATCACCAAATGGCATGAAAATACCTCCGGCGTTGTTTGAGCAAAGCTTAGCAGCCCAATTGCAGTATCCACCCCACCTATTTTGGCACGGAGGTTTTGGACCTCTACAAATGGATTTTAGCGCAAGATCACAAGCTGCCGCTGTAGCGACTGTTGCTGCTGCAACAATGGCTAGCTCTGGCAGTGGGGCGTTTGCCTCAAATTCAGAATTACTTAAATCCCAAATAATGCAAAGAATTCATGAAGAGCATGGAACGTCGGGGTCAAATGCAATAGCAAGTCCGCCTCTGCAACAAGTTTTAGAAAGTTCGAGTAGTAGTACGAATAGCAAAAATGTTCGAGATATTGCTGATAACCTATATAATGAGTCCGGTGGTAGCGGTGCAAATGGGTCATTTTTAGATGGCATCATTCGCAAAACATTGGACCGCAAAAGTTCCGAATCATCAAAGCAAGGCGGCTTACTAGATCAATTAGTTAAGAATAAACAAAGCATACCTTCCCGATTAATGCTGAACAATGCTGAGCGTGAGCGTGAGCGTGTTACAGCAGATTATCAAAAGATGAAGCGTTCCGGAAGCTCCGTGCAATATCATCATTCAATAGAGATTAAACGTGAGCGTTCCAGTCCCATACCAGATTTTTCAAATTCTGATTCAgagcaaaaaaataatcaactttACTCTGGCTCAGAACAACTACCAACCTCCATACCAGACCACCATTTAGTGACTGGATTAGATCAAAATTCAACTAGCGAAAAGAATGATAATAACCAACAACAGGATATGTCTTCTTTTAGACCAAGCCACAGTCATATGTTGGCGGCGGCAGCGGCGGAAAGTGTATCCACGACCTCAAAATCCGTGTTGCACATTAGTAATCGGCATTCAAAATTAGAACATATAAAGTCCGAAACAGAGGATAGCTTATAG